From the genome of Streptomyces sp. NBC_01341, one region includes:
- a CDS encoding lipocalin-like domain-containing protein: MAIDTTAHPSAKDERAAREAVRQRLLGAWQLVSYTARSTDGEVIHPLGPRPQGLILYTAQGYMSAQLGRGDRPLMISARLEDAATDELARASVSYLAYGGPFEVVDPTTVEHHVTTSLFPNWVGRSQVRTVTFADSLLKLGVSTPVRLWGAERTAELTWSRLD, encoded by the coding sequence ATGGCCATCGACACAACCGCCCACCCCTCCGCGAAGGACGAACGGGCGGCTCGCGAAGCGGTGCGGCAGAGGCTGCTCGGAGCGTGGCAGCTCGTGTCGTACACCGCCAGGAGCACCGACGGGGAGGTCATCCATCCTCTCGGTCCCAGGCCGCAGGGCCTGATCCTGTACACCGCTCAGGGATACATGTCGGCCCAGCTGGGGCGCGGCGATCGCCCTCTCATGATCTCGGCACGGCTCGAGGACGCGGCGACCGACGAACTGGCCCGGGCCTCGGTCAGCTACCTCGCCTACGGAGGGCCTTTCGAGGTCGTCGACCCGACGACGGTCGAACACCATGTCACGACCAGTCTCTTCCCGAACTGGGTGGGACGTTCCCAGGTACGCACGGTGACCTTCGCCGACTCGCTCCTCAAGCTCGGCGTCTCCACACCCGTCCGCCTGTGGGGCGCGGAACGCACAGCCGAACTCACCTGGAGCAGGCTGGACTGA